The Duncaniella dubosii genome has a segment encoding these proteins:
- a CDS encoding Txe/YoeB family addiction module toxin, with product MIYELILSDEAKVHLNEWRKSGQKKTLKKIADLFTELQEHPKTGTGQVEQLKGELSGKWSRRITKGDRLIYTIEDEKVFVTVISLKGHYRDK from the coding sequence ATGATTTACGAGCTGATCTTATCAGACGAAGCGAAAGTCCATTTGAATGAATGGAGGAAATCTGGACAGAAGAAAACGCTTAAAAAGATAGCGGATTTGTTCACAGAGCTTCAGGAACATCCAAAGACAGGTACTGGACAGGTCGAACAACTCAAAGGTGAATTGTCCGGCAAATGGAGTCGTAGAATAACGAAAGGCGACAGGTTGATTTACACCATAGAGGATGAGAAGGTGTTTGTTACCGTTATCTCATTGAAAGGACATTACAGAGACAAGTGA